One genomic window of Bacillus mycoides includes the following:
- a CDS encoding peptidoglycan D,D-transpeptidase FtsI family protein, protein MKKQKGKKQKTYISIRLNIMFLCIFLLFSAIIIQLGKVQIVEGEAYKNQVESGQNATTSIPVPRGQILDREGKMVVNNRSLRTITYTRVKGITGEAILKTAKDLAKVLEMPEQDINKLTDIDKKDFWMQLNTKRAESKITKKDIGKFKEKGIEGKELDKKIEDLRRSRVTEVELAELTAQDLKVLAIKSRMSAGYQLTPQIIKKDVTDQEYARISENLAEFPGIDATVDWERNYVNGNLFRSVLGNITSSEEGLPKEHLDSYLVRGYNRNDRVGKSYIEQRYEDALHGTKEEVKNVTDKSGNIINTEIISKGKSGNSLTLTIDMELQKKVEESIEKNLRAFKSSELLLDRAFVVMTNPNNGQILSMAGKKIVEKEGKIEIEDLALGNMTTSYELGSAVKGATLLTGYETGAIQPGDQFYDAPMKFKGTQAKKSWNVSGFGNINDLRALQVSSNVYMFQTALKIAGVNYVPNGSLDIKQEAFDKMRYYFKQFGLGVPTGIDLPNEITGQTRKVDSQPGFLLDFSIGQYDTYTPLQLAQYISTIANGGYRMQPQIVQEIGEQSIKEEEVGKVIQSIEPVVLNRVDMKKEHIDRIKEGFRWVFQEGDGTGVKYFKNAPYKPAGKTGTAQTVYGGDDPIGRNAKGERMECYNLTLVGYAPYDNPEVAFSVVVPWLHDDKNGINSIIGKEILDVYFDLKKQRIHGEAASTDSSNQN, encoded by the coding sequence ATGAAAAAACAAAAAGGAAAGAAGCAGAAGACATATATATCTATTCGATTAAATATAATGTTCCTTTGCATATTTTTACTATTTTCAGCAATTATTATTCAACTAGGAAAAGTACAAATCGTTGAGGGAGAGGCTTATAAAAATCAAGTGGAAAGTGGTCAAAATGCAACAACCAGTATTCCAGTTCCACGTGGACAAATTTTAGATCGAGAAGGGAAAATGGTTGTTAATAATCGATCTCTTCGTACGATTACGTATACAAGGGTGAAGGGGATAACGGGTGAAGCTATTTTAAAAACAGCAAAAGACTTGGCGAAAGTACTTGAAATGCCTGAGCAAGATATAAATAAGTTAACCGATATCGATAAAAAAGATTTCTGGATGCAATTGAATACGAAACGTGCGGAATCAAAGATTACTAAAAAAGACATAGGAAAGTTTAAAGAAAAGGGAATAGAGGGAAAAGAGCTAGACAAAAAAATTGAAGACTTAAGACGAAGTCGCGTTACAGAAGTGGAATTGGCAGAACTAACAGCACAAGATTTAAAGGTGTTAGCTATTAAAAGTAGAATGAGTGCCGGTTATCAACTAACACCACAAATTATTAAAAAAGATGTAACAGATCAAGAGTATGCGCGGATAAGTGAAAACCTTGCGGAGTTTCCAGGAATAGATGCAACAGTTGATTGGGAACGTAATTATGTAAATGGTAATTTATTTCGCTCAGTGCTAGGTAATATTACAAGTAGTGAAGAAGGATTACCAAAAGAACACTTAGATTCCTATTTGGTACGTGGATATAATCGTAATGATCGTGTGGGGAAAAGTTATATTGAACAACGATATGAAGATGCGTTACACGGCACAAAAGAAGAAGTAAAAAACGTTACTGACAAATCTGGAAACATTATAAACACAGAAATCATCTCTAAAGGAAAAAGTGGTAATAGTTTAACATTAACGATTGATATGGAATTACAAAAGAAAGTGGAAGAAAGTATAGAGAAAAATTTGAGAGCTTTTAAGAGTTCAGAGCTACTGTTGGACCGAGCGTTTGTCGTCATGACAAATCCAAATAACGGACAGATTTTATCTATGGCAGGGAAAAAGATTGTAGAAAAAGAAGGGAAAATAGAGATTGAGGATTTGGCATTAGGTAACATGACAACTTCGTATGAGCTAGGGTCAGCTGTAAAAGGCGCAACGTTATTAACTGGATATGAGACAGGGGCAATACAGCCAGGAGATCAATTTTATGATGCACCGATGAAATTTAAAGGTACACAAGCCAAGAAATCATGGAATGTATCCGGATTTGGTAATATTAATGATTTACGAGCTTTACAAGTATCTTCGAATGTATACATGTTCCAGACAGCTTTAAAAATTGCGGGAGTTAATTACGTACCGAATGGTTCATTGGATATTAAACAAGAAGCATTTGATAAGATGCGTTATTATTTTAAACAATTTGGTTTAGGGGTACCAACAGGTATTGATTTACCGAATGAAATAACTGGACAAACGCGAAAAGTAGATAGTCAACCTGGGTTTTTACTAGATTTTTCTATCGGTCAGTATGATACTTATACGCCATTGCAACTGGCACAATATATTTCAACTATTGCAAACGGTGGATATCGAATGCAACCCCAAATTGTACAAGAAATAGGAGAACAATCAATAAAAGAAGAGGAAGTTGGCAAAGTTATACAATCTATAGAGCCTGTCGTATTAAATCGAGTTGATATGAAGAAAGAACATATTGATCGGATAAAAGAAGGATTTAGATGGGTATTCCAAGAAGGTGATGGAACTGGCGTGAAGTATTTCAAAAATGCGCCATATAAACCAGCAGGAAAGACAGGGACAGCTCAAACTGTATATGGTGGAGATGATCCAATTGGTAGAAATGCAAAAGGAGAACGTATGGAATGTTACAACTTAACACTAGTTGGATATGCTCCATATGATAATCCAGAAGTAGCATTTTCTGTAGTAGTCCCATGGCTTCATGATGATAAAAATGGAATTAATTCTATAATTGGAAAGGAAATTTTAGATGTATACTTTGATTTAAAAAAGCAACGTATACATGGTGAAGCTGCTAGTACAGATAGTTCGAATCAAAATTAG
- a CDS encoding SH3 domain-containing protein has product MNSKKNPDWYRKLKNGPMEHRKDEEEFIYKIKQSIYQNSEVDSVTHKRPFRKKVLPIVVVFVCTMLFFIVQQPWLDDNKSPVQSSTQIKPKTKDESAQDPSLKQFMNDLYRSTNSKNENDLYRVLNDEVLFKGKTYKKDELKFDEDIFHELQVALTMGGEFVNDTKKVYKVPSGSTESNQSKQEHFIYVTVTGNKTKILAEPKRESQVLYEVSNEMVKAWIPEKVQNDGYIKISTINGNTTGYVQKKYVLTDIKYSFMFEKNHEGIWKITNIDSIW; this is encoded by the coding sequence ATGAACAGTAAAAAAAACCCTGACTGGTATAGGAAATTAAAAAACGGCCCGATGGAGCATCGTAAAGATGAAGAGGAATTTATTTATAAAATAAAGCAATCGATATACCAAAATAGTGAAGTAGATTCTGTAACACACAAGAGACCATTTCGTAAAAAAGTATTGCCTATTGTAGTTGTTTTTGTTTGTACAATGTTATTTTTTATTGTTCAACAACCTTGGCTTGATGATAATAAATCACCGGTACAAAGTAGTACTCAAATTAAGCCGAAAACAAAAGATGAGTCTGCTCAAGATCCATCATTAAAACAATTTATGAATGATTTATATCGAAGTACAAATTCAAAAAATGAAAATGACCTGTATAGAGTGTTAAATGATGAAGTTCTATTTAAAGGGAAGACTTATAAGAAGGATGAATTGAAGTTTGATGAAGATATTTTTCATGAGTTGCAAGTTGCTCTTACAATGGGGGGGGAATTTGTGAATGATACGAAGAAAGTCTACAAAGTGCCAAGTGGATCGACAGAAAGTAATCAATCAAAGCAAGAACATTTTATATATGTAACTGTTACTGGAAATAAAACGAAAATTTTAGCTGAACCAAAACGAGAATCACAAGTTTTATATGAAGTATCTAATGAAATGGTAAAAGCTTGGATCCCGGAAAAAGTGCAAAATGATGGATATATAAAAATATCGACTATTAACGGTAATACTACTGGATATGTACAAAAAAAGTATGTTTTAACTGATATTAAATATTCTTTCATGTTCGAAAAGAATCATGAAGGTATATGGAAAATAACGAATATAGATTCTATATGGTAA
- a CDS encoding DinB family protein, protein MEQSNKAFSEALVKSLRGERGHLPIKNALSDIDVALAGKRREELPYSIYQLVKHMTYWQDFLLLSAQGKKPALPAHVKESWPEEKCPGSEEEWQQIIQYFLQGIEQACAIAQTVQLDKTLEEWPGETPGGVLRNIASHNSYHLGEIVLIRRLFSAWPPPTGGYPV, encoded by the coding sequence ATGGAACAATCAAATAAAGCGTTTAGCGAGGCATTAGTAAAATCATTAAGAGGAGAACGAGGACATCTTCCCATCAAGAATGCTTTGTCGGATATAGACGTGGCGCTTGCGGGAAAACGCAGAGAGGAACTGCCTTATTCTATTTATCAATTAGTGAAACACATGACCTACTGGCAAGATTTTCTCTTATTATCCGCTCAGGGGAAGAAGCCTGCATTGCCTGCCCATGTAAAAGAGAGCTGGCCTGAAGAAAAATGTCCTGGCAGTGAGGAAGAGTGGCAACAGATTATTCAGTATTTTCTTCAGGGGATTGAACAGGCATGCGCGATTGCCCAAACCGTTCAATTGGACAAAACATTGGAGGAATGGCCTGGTGAAACCCCGGGCGGTGTTCTACGCAATATTGCATCTCACAACTCCTACCATTTAGGAGAAATTGTGCTGATTCGCAGATTATTTAGTGCTTGGCCACCGCCAACAGGCGGATATCCGGTCTAA
- a CDS encoding peptidoglycan D,D-transpeptidase FtsI family protein, which translates to MLHTKRWRFFAVLSIVGLILLILLKINFISITIATSSAERGKIFDQNGVILATNKKVKSLYCTSNDEKLSNQDTSNTLAFFNQFSSEFQHDISAEDIKSQLQQSCKKQTMNDIPLYSDINENELTFINKNRPNNVIIKDELIRYYPKHEIGSQVIGYVENDLNSKYGPVGKSGIELQYENDLKGKPGKTLIFKMNNKKFLWNIQKVQKGKDVRLALDSKLQQKTEEALRSQIKKIRDAHAGYVVVTDVKTGAILTMANSAVFDPNILNTHVSSKKENIKSLSQNKAIQKLKYGESYVNMASTIKPLTILIGLNEKLFQPEDTYLDKGTFQYDNQNNITNAPGTPTGEITPSQAIINSSNTFMTAKVALPLFNQNNGNIEKVANIWTDYLMQFGLRSKTGIDLPFEEDGQYEFHPSNKFENGISALLNASWGGNEVHTPLQLAQYTAILASKGDKYKPQIVSTIIGQDGKETKNFKPILESSNRYPMKFWSVVQGGMSQNIQEIKNLPFHVAGKTGITGSPNEQERMINHSLFIAYAPTEDPQIAISVVIPGSNSEKNIAALVTSEILESWNTLQKENKNKEEGSLK; encoded by the coding sequence ATGTTACATACGAAAAGATGGAGATTTTTTGCGGTTCTTTCTATTGTAGGTTTGATTTTACTAATTTTATTAAAAATCAACTTCATTTCAATTACTATCGCAACTTCTTCAGCTGAAAGAGGAAAAATTTTTGATCAAAATGGTGTAATACTAGCTACAAATAAGAAAGTTAAATCTCTATATTGCACTTCTAATGATGAAAAGCTATCGAATCAAGATACATCAAACACATTAGCTTTTTTCAATCAATTTTCAAGCGAGTTTCAACATGACATTTCTGCGGAGGACATAAAATCGCAATTACAACAATCTTGTAAAAAGCAGACTATGAATGATATACCGTTATACTCTGACATAAATGAGAATGAACTTACATTCATAAACAAGAACAGACCCAATAATGTAATAATTAAAGATGAATTGATTCGATATTATCCTAAACACGAAATTGGTTCCCAGGTAATTGGGTATGTAGAAAATGACCTTAATTCTAAGTATGGACCTGTTGGGAAAAGTGGGATTGAGCTTCAATATGAAAATGATTTAAAAGGAAAACCAGGAAAAACTCTTATTTTTAAAATGAATAATAAAAAGTTCTTATGGAACATTCAAAAAGTACAAAAAGGAAAAGATGTCAGGCTAGCTTTAGACTCTAAGTTGCAGCAAAAAACAGAGGAAGCATTAAGATCTCAAATTAAGAAAATACGTGATGCTCATGCTGGTTATGTTGTAGTAACCGATGTGAAAACTGGTGCAATTTTAACTATGGCCAATTCGGCAGTTTTTGATCCAAATATATTAAATACACATGTATCATCTAAAAAAGAAAACATTAAATCACTTTCGCAAAATAAAGCAATTCAAAAATTAAAGTATGGTGAGTCTTATGTAAATATGGCCTCTACTATAAAGCCACTTACTATTTTAATTGGATTAAACGAAAAGCTTTTTCAACCCGAAGATACTTATTTAGATAAAGGTACTTTTCAGTATGATAATCAAAATAACATTACTAATGCACCTGGAACGCCAACAGGTGAAATTACACCGAGTCAGGCTATCATTAATTCATCTAATACATTTATGACAGCAAAAGTAGCTCTTCCCTTATTCAACCAAAATAATGGGAATATAGAAAAGGTGGCAAATATATGGACAGATTATTTAATGCAATTCGGCCTTCGTTCTAAAACTGGGATTGATTTACCCTTTGAAGAAGACGGACAATATGAATTTCATCCATCTAATAAGTTTGAAAATGGTATCTCCGCTTTATTAAATGCCTCTTGGGGAGGAAATGAAGTGCATACTCCTCTTCAACTCGCTCAATATACAGCAATTTTGGCAAGTAAAGGTGATAAATATAAACCTCAAATCGTAAGTACTATTATTGGTCAGGACGGTAAGGAAACAAAAAACTTTAAACCAATCTTAGAAAGTTCAAATCGTTATCCTATGAAATTCTGGAGTGTCGTGCAAGGTGGGATGAGTCAAAATATACAAGAAATTAAAAACTTGCCCTTTCATGTCGCAGGTAAAACAGGTATAACAGGCTCTCCAAACGAGCAAGAAAGAATGATAAATCATTCTCTTTTCATTGCATATGCTCCTACCGAAGATCCACAAATTGCTATTTCTGTCGTTATTCCTGGTAGTAATTCAGAAAAAAATATTGCAGCTCTCGTTACATCAGAAATTTTAGAGTCCTGGAATACTCTTCAAAAAGAAAATAAAAACAAAGAGGAAGGTTCATTAAAGTGA
- a CDS encoding ATP-binding protein, translated as MGISTLLLNTFIIIICILSYQVFWLEHKEKIACNNILISVLSSIAIIFCMTFPFHLHAGFIYDLRFIPIILVFLYGNTKSIISIGILYLSYRFYLGGSGVFPSFIIFTIITGITIMFRYLLPIYFKEKKILLSILLVLICTTSLSIFGIITQINTGGKIGSTLIEFLLNYIVINIFTVLLSVYLIEGMIEKFKMKERMQRAEKFYIASELAASIAHEIHNPLTTVHGFTQLLNENENTKMSQDKYLEIMLLEMQQIQSTINNYLSLTKPQNIIKEKLDINHILNQVKDAISPIALSYNVKLKLNITDSLFINADPEKLKLCLTNIIQNGIEAMIDGGVLQINIQKIKGNVVIDIIDSGIGMSSEQLKRIALPFYSTTEKGTGLGTMIAYSTIKELNGDIDIESKEGKGTHFSISIPC; from the coding sequence ATGGGAATTTCTACACTATTATTAAATACCTTTATTATTATTATTTGTATCCTTAGCTATCAAGTATTTTGGCTAGAACATAAAGAAAAAATAGCATGTAATAATATATTAATTTCTGTTCTTTCCTCCATTGCAATTATTTTTTGTATGACTTTTCCTTTTCATTTACATGCTGGGTTTATTTATGATTTACGTTTTATTCCAATAATATTAGTTTTTCTATATGGAAATACAAAGAGCATTATTTCTATAGGAATTTTATATCTTTCTTATAGATTTTACTTAGGCGGAAGCGGAGTTTTCCCATCATTTATTATCTTTACTATTATTACTGGTATTACAATAATGTTTCGTTACTTGTTACCCATTTATTTCAAGGAAAAAAAGATATTATTAAGCATACTACTTGTTTTGATATGTACAACTTCACTTTCTATCTTCGGTATTATAACTCAAATAAACACAGGTGGTAAAATTGGCTCTACTCTCATTGAATTTTTATTAAATTATATAGTCATTAATATTTTTACAGTATTATTATCCGTTTATTTAATAGAGGGAATGATTGAAAAATTTAAAATGAAAGAAAGAATGCAAAGAGCAGAAAAATTTTATATAGCTAGTGAACTAGCTGCATCTATTGCGCATGAAATTCATAATCCACTGACCACGGTACACGGATTCACTCAATTATTAAATGAAAATGAGAACACTAAGATGTCTCAAGATAAGTACTTAGAAATTATGTTACTTGAAATGCAGCAAATACAATCTACTATAAATAACTATTTATCTTTAACCAAACCACAAAACATTATAAAAGAGAAACTAGATATTAATCACATTTTAAATCAGGTGAAAGATGCTATTTCACCAATCGCTCTATCGTACAATGTTAAATTAAAACTGAATATTACAGACTCCCTTTTTATAAATGCTGATCCTGAAAAATTAAAACTGTGTTTAACTAACATCATACAAAACGGTATCGAGGCTATGATAGATGGTGGAGTATTGCAAATTAATATACAAAAAATTAAAGGGAATGTTGTTATTGATATTATTGATTCAGGAATTGGAATGTCCTCTGAACAACTAAAACGAATTGCCTTACCATTCTATTCGACAACTGAAAAAGGCACTGGACTTGGTACCATGATTGCCTACAGTACTATTAAAGAATTAAACGGAGATATAGACATAGAGAGTAAAGAAGGAAAAGGAACACACTTTTCTATTAGTATTCCTTGTTAA
- a CDS encoding penicillin-binding transpeptidase domain-containing protein, giving the protein MKKIWMLLFFCFGVMLVGCNKNEPPKQAFEEYINLWNDKKFTNMYDHLSEHAKKTISKKEFTEKYQKIYEGIGVKNLKVKTNGENTKDKELFLFEVNMDTDGGTVSFIHEAKLVKDKESWKIDWTPDFIFPGMKKDYKVRMQIEQGKRGEIYDRNGKGLATNGKATEVGIIPEKLGETAAQTKEIVAQLLDMSTEEVDQKLAAKWIKPDSLVPIGILKEGTRQNDYIELEGVSSRPVNIRTYPLGEAAAHLTGYIGKVNAEELKSLQRKGYQADDLVGKTGLEKVLENKLRGEKGGRVFIEDENGKEIKNLAKKEAKEGENVTLTIDAAIQEKIFNEMKNEAGSSAAVNPKTGETIALVSSPAYNPNTIVRGASKAQREAWNNDAKLPMTNRFTQAFVPGSVFKTITGAIGLETKTINPKEEFKIQGLKWTKDSSWGNYYVTRVKEASPIDFDKAMKYSDNIYFAQQALKMGKDQYLNEFKKYGFHEKLPIEYEFPISTIAKDGIKNDIQLADTGYGQGQVLMTPLHLALTYAPIVNEGNIPSPHLLKEAKVAGNWKENVVSKKNQEILKSALIKVINDPDGAGRMAKVDGVTLAGKTGTAELKESKEADGKELGWFAAFDANAPDMIVTMMIEDVKGRGGSNVPGEKVKHIFQK; this is encoded by the coding sequence TTGAAAAAAATATGGATGCTGCTTTTCTTTTGTTTTGGAGTTATGTTGGTAGGATGCAATAAAAATGAGCCGCCAAAACAAGCATTTGAAGAATATATCAATTTATGGAATGATAAAAAATTTACAAATATGTATGATCATTTATCAGAACATGCAAAAAAAACGATTTCTAAAAAGGAGTTCACAGAGAAATATCAAAAAATTTATGAGGGTATTGGAGTTAAGAATTTAAAAGTTAAAACGAATGGAGAGAATACTAAAGATAAAGAACTTTTTCTTTTTGAAGTTAATATGGATACGGATGGAGGAACAGTTTCATTCATCCATGAAGCAAAACTCGTGAAAGATAAGGAATCTTGGAAAATAGATTGGACACCAGACTTCATTTTCCCAGGTATGAAAAAAGATTACAAAGTACGTATGCAAATTGAGCAAGGAAAACGTGGAGAAATATATGATCGAAATGGAAAAGGGCTTGCAACGAATGGTAAAGCGACTGAGGTTGGAATTATTCCAGAGAAACTAGGCGAAACGGCAGCGCAAACAAAAGAAATAGTAGCACAATTACTTGATATGTCTACAGAAGAGGTCGATCAGAAGCTCGCAGCGAAATGGATAAAACCAGATTCCCTTGTACCAATTGGTATTTTAAAAGAGGGAACCAGACAGAATGATTATATTGAATTAGAAGGAGTTTCATCTCGCCCAGTAAATATTCGTACGTATCCATTAGGAGAAGCAGCGGCACACTTAACGGGATATATAGGAAAGGTGAATGCAGAGGAGTTAAAATCGCTTCAAAGAAAAGGTTATCAAGCAGATGATTTAGTAGGTAAGACAGGTTTAGAGAAAGTACTAGAGAATAAATTGCGTGGTGAAAAGGGTGGACGCGTATTTATAGAAGATGAGAACGGGAAAGAGATTAAAAACTTAGCAAAAAAAGAAGCAAAAGAAGGGGAAAATGTTACGTTAACAATTGATGCTGCAATTCAAGAAAAAATCTTTAATGAGATGAAAAATGAAGCAGGATCTAGTGCAGCGGTCAATCCTAAAACGGGTGAAACAATTGCACTTGTAAGTAGCCCTGCTTATAATCCAAATACGATAGTTAGAGGGGCATCAAAAGCCCAACGAGAAGCATGGAATAACGACGCGAAACTGCCAATGACGAATCGTTTCACACAAGCATTTGTACCAGGTTCTGTATTTAAAACGATTACAGGTGCAATTGGTTTGGAAACGAAAACAATAAATCCTAAAGAAGAATTTAAAATTCAAGGATTAAAATGGACAAAAGATTCATCGTGGGGAAATTATTATGTAACACGTGTGAAGGAAGCTAGTCCAATTGATTTTGATAAGGCAATGAAGTACTCTGATAATATTTATTTTGCTCAACAAGCTTTGAAAATGGGGAAAGATCAGTATTTAAATGAATTTAAGAAATACGGATTTCATGAAAAACTACCAATCGAATACGAATTTCCTATTTCAACAATTGCAAAAGATGGGATAAAAAACGATATTCAACTAGCAGATACGGGATATGGACAAGGACAAGTATTAATGACACCACTTCATTTAGCATTAACATATGCACCGATTGTCAATGAAGGGAATATTCCGTCGCCTCATCTGTTAAAAGAAGCAAAAGTAGCGGGAAATTGGAAAGAAAACGTGGTTTCTAAAAAGAATCAAGAGATATTAAAGAGTGCATTAATAAAAGTCATTAATGACCCTGATGGCGCTGGGAGAATGGCTAAGGTTGATGGTGTAACTCTTGCTGGTAAAACCGGTACAGCAGAGCTGAAAGAGTCGAAAGAAGCAGATGGAAAAGAACTTGGATGGTTTGCAGCTTTTGATGCAAATGCGCCAGACATGATTGTTACCATGATGATTGAAGATGTAAAAGGAAGAGGGGGGAGTAATGTTCCCGGCGAAAAAGTAAAACATATTTTTCAGAAATAA
- a CDS encoding RNA polymerase sigma factor, protein MEQKFIEKCNHDELDYVIKDYWQDVWNYSFIITKDPHLSDDITQDVFIKVFKHWHSFRKESSIKTWILKITRNTAINYLKSSYFKRISLVGFFSDDKQSPSAEQEFFNQEEMNDVWEVVLKLPKKHREILILDAKYELSYEEMAETLGVSIGTVKSRLSRARSKVSKLIGEGRNDEQ, encoded by the coding sequence ATGGAACAGAAGTTTATTGAAAAATGTAATCATGATGAGCTTGACTATGTTATAAAAGACTATTGGCAAGATGTATGGAATTATTCATTTATTATTACGAAAGATCCACACTTATCAGATGACATCACGCAAGATGTATTTATAAAGGTTTTTAAACATTGGCATTCATTTCGAAAAGAGTCATCTATTAAAACGTGGATATTAAAAATTACAAGAAATACGGCAATAAACTATTTGAAATCCTCTTATTTTAAAAGGATATCTTTAGTGGGATTTTTTAGTGATGATAAGCAATCTCCATCGGCAGAACAAGAATTTTTTAATCAAGAGGAAATGAATGATGTGTGGGAGGTTGTATTAAAACTACCTAAAAAACACCGCGAAATACTAATATTGGACGCGAAATATGAATTATCTTATGAAGAAATGGCTGAAACATTAGGTGTATCAATTGGAACAGTCAAATCTAGATTAAGCCGAGCGAGAAGTAAGGTTTCAAAACTAATAGGGGAGGGTAGAAATGATGAACAGTAA
- the bla gene encoding class A beta-lactamase Bla1, producing the protein MILKNKRMLKIGICVGILGLSLTSLEAFTGGALQVEAKEKTGPVKHKNHATYKEFSQLEKKFDARLGVYAIDTGTNRTIAYRPNERFAFASTYKALAAGVLLQQNSIEKLNEVITYTKGDLVEYSPVTEKHVDTGMALGEIAEAAVRSSDNTAGNILFHKIGGPKGYEKALRQMGDRVTMADRFETELNEAIPGDIRDTSTAKAIATNLKAFTVGNALPADKRKILTEWMKGNATGDKLIRAGVPTDWVVGDKSGAGSYGTRNDIAIVWPPNRAPIIIAILSSKDEKEATYDNQLIAEAAEVIVNALR; encoded by the coding sequence ATGATTTTGAAAAACAAGAGGATGCTAAAAATAGGTATATGCGTTGGTATATTAGGTTTAAGTCTTACAAGTCTAGAAGCTTTTACAGGAGGGGCATTGCAAGTTGAAGCGAAAGAAAAGACCGGACCAGTTAAACATAAAAATCATGCGACGTATAAAGAATTCTCTCAACTTGAGAAAAAATTTGATGCTCGATTAGGTGTGTATGCTATTGATACTGGTACAAATCGAACAATTGCTTATCGACCTAACGAAAGATTTGCCTTTGCATCAACCTACAAGGCATTAGCGGCAGGAGTATTGCTACAGCAAAACTCAATTGAGAAATTAAATGAAGTTATCACTTATACGAAAGGCGACTTAGTGGAATATTCACCTGTTACTGAGAAACATGTAGATACCGGAATGGCACTAGGAGAAATTGCTGAGGCTGCTGTTCGTTCCAGTGATAATACTGCAGGGAACATTTTATTTCATAAAATAGGCGGACCTAAGGGATATGAAAAAGCGCTTAGACAGATGGGTGATCGGGTTACTATGGCTGATCGTTTTGAGACAGAGTTAAACGAGGCTATTCCAGGAGACATTCGTGATACTAGTACAGCAAAAGCAATTGCTACCAATCTTAAGGCTTTTACGGTCGGAAATGCACTTCCAGCTGATAAACGTAAAATTCTTACAGAGTGGATGAAAGGAAATGCTACAGGAGACAAACTTATTCGTGCAGGCGTACCAACTGACTGGGTAGTTGGAGATAAATCAGGAGCTGGAAGTTATGGGACACGAAATGATATTGCTATCGTTTGGCCGCCGAATAGAGCACCCATTATCATCGCAATTTTATCTAGTAAAGATGAGAAAGAGGCTACCTATGATAATCAACTAATTGCAGAGGCTGCTGAAGTTATAGTTAATGCTCTTAGGTGA